A DNA window from Labrus mixtus chromosome 4, fLabMix1.1, whole genome shotgun sequence contains the following coding sequences:
- the polg gene encoding DNA polymerase subunit gamma-1, protein MLHVLRCPLQRTLISQRWKYLRSLYSTKPHSSQGEESTETRLNRLNIQMLSRNLHEQIFRGLEPEDREDDVERSIKHLQKHQLWGKETALLPDVELKLPRMYGKNIDEHFRILAEKQSLPYLEAATELHRAELPPMPQEWSWEVGWTRYGPNGESQRVDFPVESALVFDVEVCMTEGSCPTLAVAVSPTNWYSWCSKRLIEERYTWSNQLTLADLIPLETPLNSVRPPGGQWKKRLIVGHNVSFDRSYVKEQYLLKGSKVRFMDTMSLHMAISGLTGFQRTLWMANKLGKRKGLQEVKQHIRKAGQKREGPMIGSWDWVNISSINNLADVHALYVGGPPLQKEARETFVKGSMVDVRNNFQELMQYCALDVEATHQVFTEQLPLFMERCPHPVTFAGMLEMGVSYLPVNQNWGRYLEDSEDTYEELQREMKKSLMALADDACQLLQDERYKEDPWLWDLEWGVQEFKQKKIVVSKKKKAAETRTVTPLPDWEEDPGPPSEEELAGPCPSRLAVENLKETVNRLPKRRQHLPGHPEWYRKLCEKMSEDDSWSPGASLISLQMRLTPKLMGLTWDGFPLHYTEKHRWGYLVPGRRDNLESEEENTGPVCPHRAIESVYKEYCEQNSKRQPEYLDCGPSDDLMFTDSTVWAKVEELGSLESLTEENGVKMMKNGEKIRPKDSHHVQEGDHCHYHHGNGPYNDVDIPGCWFFKLPHKDGNHNNVGSPFSKDFLSKMEDGTLRAGRGGTNATRALEINKMISFWRNAHKRISSQMMLWLRKVELPRTVSRHKEFDEEGQYGAILPQVITAGTVTRRAVEPTWLTASNARKDRVGSELKAMVQVPPGYHLVGADVDSQELWIAAVLGEAHFAGMHGCTAFGWMTLQGKRSQGTDLHSRTADTVGISREHAKVFNYGRIYGAGRPFAERLLMQFNHRLSQAEAASKARQMYALTKGIRRYNLSMEGEWLVRELGIEVEKEENGSVTLEELRRLTRLASQSSRRKRWELVDKRVWGGGTESDMFNKLESIAQSAQPATPVLGCRISRALEPKAVKDEFITSRVNWVVQSSAVDYLHLMLVAMKWLFEEHDIDGRFCISIHDEVRYLVCSEDRYRAALALQITNLFTRSIFAHALGMQDLPQSVAFFSSVDIDQCLRKEVNMDCVTPSNPTGLERRYGLPPGEALDIYQIIDITKGSLNKRR, encoded by the exons ATGCTGCATGTGTTGCGTTGTCCTCTGCAGAGGACTCTGATCTCTCAGCGATGGAAGTACCTACGCTCCCTCTACTCCACCAAACCTCACTCTTCTCAGGGCGAGGAGTCCACAGAGACACGCCTGAACCGCTTGAACATTCAGATGCTGTCGCGGAACCTCCATGAGCAGATCTTTCGTGGCCTTgaaccagaggacagagaggatgatGTGGAGCGCAGCATCAAGCACCTGCAGAAACACCAGCTGTGGGGGAAGGAGACTGCATTGTTACCTGATGTGGAGCTTAAGCTTCCCCGAATGTATGGCAAAAACATTGATGAGCACTTTCGAATCTTGGCGGAGAAACAGAGTCTACCCTACCTCGAGGCTGCCACCGAGCTGCACCGGGCTGAGCTCCCTCCAATGCCACAGGAATGGAGCTGGGAAGTTGGCTGGACCCGCTATGGGCCAAATGGGGAGAGTCAGAGGGTGGATTTCCCTGTGGAGTCGGCGCTGGTGTTTGATGTGGAGGTGTGCATGACTGAAGGAAGCTGTCCAACGCTTGCTGTTGCTGTGTCTCCCACTAACTG GTACTCTTGGTGCAGTAAGCGTCTGATTGAAGAGCGGTACACCTGGTCAAACCAGCTGACCCTAGCTGACCTTATACCCCTGGAGACACCTTTAAACTCTGTCCGTCCGCCTGGGGGTCAGTGGAAGAAGAGGCTCATAGTTGGCCATAACGTCAGCTTTGACCGTTCTTACGTCAAAGAGCAATACTTACTCAAA GGTTCTAAGGTTCGCTTCATGGACACCATGAGCCTTCACATGGCCATCTCCGGTCTTACCGGGTTTCAGCGCACACTGTGGATGGCCAACAAACTGGGAAAAAGGAAGGGTCTTCAGGAGGTGAAGCAGCACATCAGGAAAGCTGGGCAGAAAAGGGAAGGCCCAATG ATAGGCTCCTGGGACTGGGTGAATATTAGTAGTATCAATAACCTGGCTGATGTCCATGCGCTGTATGTGGGAGGACCGCCGCTGCAGAAAGAGGCCAGAGAGACCTTTGTCAAGGGGAGCATGGTGGATGTCAGGAACAACTTTCAG GAGTTGATGCAGTACTGCGCCCTGGATGTTGAAGCCACACATCAAGTCTTTACAGAACAGCTACCGCTCTTCATGGAGAG GTGCCCTCATCCTGTGACGTTTGCAGGAATGCTGGAGATGGGGGTGAGTTACCTCCCAGTCAATCAAAACTGGGGGCGTTACCTGGAAGATTCGGAGGACACTTATGAAGAGCtccagagagagatgaagaagtCTCTGATGGCTTTAGCAGATGATGCTTGCCAGTTGTTGCAGGATGAAAG ATACAAAGAAGACCCCTGGCTTTGGGATCTTGAGTGGGGTGTTCAGGAGTTCAAGCAGAAGAAAATAGTTGTgagcaagaagaaaaaagctgCTGAAACAAGAACTGTTACTCCTCTTCCAGACTGGGAAGAAG ACCCAGGTCCACCCTCTGAAGAAGAGCTTGCCGGCCCATGTCCCAGCAGGCTGGCGGTGGAGAATCTGAAGGAAACTGTGAATCGACTTCCCAAGAGACGGCAACATCTGCCTGGACACCCGGA GTGGTACCGTAAGCTGTGTGAGAAGATGTCTGAGGACGACAGCTGGTCGCCTGGTGCCAGCCTCATCAGCCTGCAGATGAGACTGACGCCTAAGCTCATGGGTTTGACGTGGGATGGTTTCCCGCTGCATTACACAGAGAAACACCGTTGGGGCTACCTGGTACCTGGGCGCAGGGATAACCTGGAATCTGAGGAGGAAAACACAGGGCCTGTGTGCCCACATAG AGCTATCGAGAGTGTTTACAAAGAGTACTGTGAGCAAAACAGTAAAAGGCAGCCGGAATATCTGGACTGTGGCCCCTCAGACGACCTCATGTTTACTGACAGCACAGTGTGGGCAAAG GTGGAGGAGTTAGGCTCCCTGGAAAGTTTGACGGAGGAAAATGGAGTCAAGATGATGAAAAATGGGGAGAAGATAAGA CCCAAAGATTCACATCACGTCCAAGAGGGAGATCACTGCCATTATCACCATGGAAACGGACCCTACAACGATGTAGATATCCCGGGATGCTGGTTCTTCAAATTGCCTCATAAG GATGGAAATCACAACAACGTGGGCAGCCCTTTTTCAAAAGACTTCCTGTCCAAGATGGAGGACGGTACTCTCAGGGCAGGACGGGGTGGAACCAACGCGACGCGAGCTCTGGAGATAAACAAAATGATCTCTTTTTGGAGGAACGCCCATAAACGTATAAG CTCTCAGATGATGCTGTGGCTACGAAAGGTAGAGCTTCCTCGTACCGTCAGCAG GCACAAAGAGTTTGATGAGGAGGGCCAGTATGGTGCCATATTACCTCAGGTCATCACCGCTGGAACGGTAACAAGAAGGGCTGTGGAGCCAACATGGCTGACTGCGAGTAATGCTCGG AAGGATCGGGTCGGCAGTGAGCTAAAAGCCATGGTGCAGGTGCCTCCTGGATATCACCTGGTGGGAGCCGATGTGGATTCTCAGGAACTGTGGATTGCTGCTGTGCTGGGAGAGGCTCACTTTGCTGGCATGCACG GTTGTACAGCGTTTGGCTGGATGACCCTTCAGGGGAAGAGGAGTCAGGGCACTGACTTGCACAGCCGCACTGCTGACACTGTGGGCATCAGCCGAGAGCACGCAAAAGTGTTCAACTACGGACGCATTTATGGTGCGGGACGACCCTTCGCTGAGAGGCTACTGATGCAGTTTAACCACCGGCTCAGTCAGGCAGAAGCTGCTAGCAAGGCCAGGCAGATGTACGCTTTAACAAAGGGAATACGCAG ATACAATCTCTCAATGGAGGGCGAGTGGCTGGTTCGTGAGCTGGGTAtagaggtggagaaggaggaaaaTGGAAGTGTCACGTTGGAAGAGTTGCGGAGGCTCACCAGATTGGCCTCACAGAg CTCTCGGCGCAAGAGGTGGGAATTGGTGGACAAACGTGTGTGGGGAGGAGGAACGGAGTCGGACATGTTCAATAAACTGGAGAGCATCGCACAGTCAGCCCAGCCAGCCACTCCTGTTCTAGGCTGCAGAATTAGCAGAGCGCTGGAGCCCAAAGCAGTAAAGGATGAG TTTATTACGAGCAGAGTGAACTGGGTGGTGCAGAGCTCTGCGGTGGACTACCTACACCTGATGCTGGTGGCCATGAAGTGGCTCTTTGAGGAGCATGACATCGACGGCCGCTTCTGCATCAGCATACACGACGAGGTGCGGTACCTTGTCTGCAGCGAGGACCGTTACCGAGCTGCGCTGGCACTTCAGATCACCAACCTGTTCACGAG GAGTATATTCGCGCATGCGTTGGGCATGCAGGACCTCCCTCAGTCGGTAGCTTTCTTCAGTTCTGTTGATATTGACCAGTGTCTGAGGAAGGAGGTGAACATGGACTGTGTGACCCCTTCCAACCCCACAGGTCTTGAACGAAGATACGGACTACCACCAG GTGAGGCCCTGGACATTTACCAAATCATCGACATCACTAAAGGCTCTCTGAACAAAAGGAGATAG